From a single Rosa rugosa chromosome 7, drRosRugo1.1, whole genome shotgun sequence genomic region:
- the LOC133721042 gene encoding protein WVD2-like 1, with protein sequence MGREITGVKEEKKINGVVVGTNGFSTAKIHVSPKISERISRIESKEYKVKDSNEEKAAEGEGLEKQDMLAVESTNLDDDLTKENNEKPGTQKSSESLNSSSPVSKSAAVENGHSNQTVPHPNALVTERAGTCEETAGAEVAISENSSTAESPNATKTSQTANAESPTKSSEPNSPRSSRPDTKKHAEEEDNWSLTSSTAASVRTNKFKVTVGQAPSFKCSERAQKRNEYYSKLKEKQQALEAERLQYESRTREEQEAAIKQLRKSLVIKAKPVPSFYYEPPPPKAELKKLPLTQPKSPKLNSLSRRKSFGDALNTSHDEKGRVCPRAHRHSVGCQKECTASTTPKNKVQNSRRNSLGNGSKVKDQSKQGEEETTKTAPKFTQKRNVDISLNHELESFF encoded by the exons ATGGGGAGGGAAATTACTGGtgtgaaggaagagaagaaaattaatGGTGTTGTAGTGGGTACCAATGGTTTTTCTACTGCTAAAATCCATGTCTCTCCCAAAATTTCCGAGAGAATCAGCAGGATCGAGTCCAAGGAGTACAAGGTGAAGGACTCTAATGAAGAGAAAGCAGCTGAGGGGGAAGGTCTTGAGAAGCAAGATATGCTGGCTGTTGAGAGCACGAATCTTGATGATGACTTGACCAAGGAGAATAATGAGAAACCTGGAACTCAGAAGTCAAGTGAGAGTTTAAATTCCAGCTCACCAGTTTCAAAATCTGCTGCTGTAGAAAATGGGCATTCAAATCAGACTGTTCCTCATCCCAATGCTCTGGTAACTGAAAGGGCTGGTACATGTGAAGAGACTGCTGGGGCTGAAGTTGCCATTTCAGAAAACTCCAGCACTGCAGAGTCTCCTAATGCAACTAAGACTTCACAGACTGCCAATGCAGAGTCACCTACTAAGAGTTCAGAG CCAAATTCACCTCGGTCATCACGACCTGATACTAAGAAGCATGCTGAGGAAGAAGATAATTGGTCTCTTACTTCCTC AACTGCTGCATCTGTGAGAACAAATAAATTCAAGGTTACAGTTGGACAAGCTCCTTCGTTTAAATGCAGTGAACGCGCACAAAAAAGAAATGAG TACTACTCGaagttaaaggaaaaacaacaaGCTCTGGAGGCAGAGAGATTGCAGTACGAATCAAGGACCAGG GAAGAGCAAGAAGCAGCCATCAAGCAGCTGAGGAAGTCCTTGGTGATCAAAGCAAAGCCAGTACCTAGTTTCTATTACGAGCCACCTCCTCCTAAGGCTGAACTCAAGAAG CTTCCACTTACGCAGCCCAAGTCACCAAAACTGAACAGTCTAAGCAGGAGAAAGAGCTTTGGTGATGCTCTCAACACATCTCATGACGAAAAGGGAAGAGTTTGTCCTCGAGCACATCGTCACAGCGTTGGTTGCCAGAAAGAATGCACTGCATCGACTACTCCAAAGAATAAGGTGCAGAACAGTAGACGTAACAGTCTTGGCAATGGTAGCAAAGTCAAAGACCAATCAAAAcagggagaagaagaaacaacGAAAACAGCTCCTAAGTTCACCCAGAAGAGAAACGTAGACATCAGTTTGAATCATGAACTCGAAAGCTTTTTCTAA
- the LOC133723826 gene encoding aspartic proteinase CDR1-like isoform X1 — protein sequence MATLCRLQKNNYIIAVINLFFFHLVYYSVIATTNINNNNGGFSAHLIRKNSPNSPLYKHKNNKVHRRLMGPDTPGSRMKIDTGSGEHIMKFSMGTPPFDIYVIADTGSDLLWTQCQPCKACYKTNFGVFDPRKSSTYRNITCRASDCRLVALSRPLDYQPNFCRENPKGLCLYRYAYMDTSSSTGALAKETVTLTSTTGKVVTLKDIIFGCGNENNSTITGTEMGVIGLGRGPLSFVSQIAPYVGGKRFSHCLVPDPNIESKIYFGNGSEVLGEGVLTVPLFDEQPGGSNYYVTVPGITIGNDFVPFNSTGTLLTKGNMLVDSGTPMTYLPQEFFDRVVAQLKKTVELDSFISPEDSTLCFNSTTVPKFPTVALHFEGGGELPLNETQLFLRNEETKAFCFMMVNTTTEDYGTFGGSLQTDFLIGFDLDTKVTKNMGGVLFLRIWDFAFSPTNP from the exons ATGGCTACACTTTGTCGTttacaaaaaaataattatattataGCTGTCatcaatctttttttctttcatctcGTGTATTACTCTGTTATAGCAACGACCAATATCAACAACAATAATGGTGGCTTCAGCGCCCATCTTATCCGAAAGAACTCCCCAAATTCGCCATTgtacaaacacaaaaacaacaaagttCATCGACGGTTGATGGGTCCAGACACACCGGGATCACGAATGAAAATCGATACGGGTAGTGGCGAACATATTATGAAGTTCTCAATGGGAACCCCGCCCTTTGATATTTATGTAATTGCTGATACAGGTAGCGATCTACTATGGACACAATGCCAACCATGTAAAGCTTGCTACAAGACCAATTTTGGCGTTTTTGACCCGAGAAAATCCTCAACTTATAGGAACATTACTTGTCGTGCAAGCGACTGTAGACTCGTCGCCCTTTCCAGACCATTGGACTATCAACCAAACTTTTGTAGAGAAAATCCTAAAGGACTTTGCTTGTATAGGTATGCGTACATGGACACGTCATCCTCGACCGGTGCATTGGCTAAAGAAACAGTTACCTTGACATCCACTACTGGTAAAGTCGTAACCCTAAAAGATATTATCTTTGGGTGTGGGAATGAGAACAATTCAACTATAACTGGAACTGAAATGGGTGTTATTGGGCTTGGACGTGGGCCCTTGTCATTTGTTTCTCAAATTGCTCCTTATGTTGGAGGAAAAAGATTCTCACATTGCTTGGTGCCAGATCCCAACATTGAAAGCAAGATCTATTTCGGGAACGGCAGTGAAGTTTTGGGTGAAGGGGTGCTGACAGTACCTTTGTTCGATGAACAACCAGGTGGGAGTAACTATTATGTGACAGTACCAGGAATTACCATCGGAAATGACTTTGTTCCTTTTAACTCAACTGGGACATTGCTCACGAAGGGTAACATGTTGGTCGACTCAGGTACACCTATGACATATTTACCACAAGAATTTTTTGACCGGGTGGTAGCTCAGCTAAAAAAGACAGTTGAATTGGACTCATTCATATCTCCGGAGGATTCTACCCTTTGCTTCAACTCCACAACGGTTCCAAAATTCCCAACAGTGGCTTTACATTTTGAAGGTGGTGGCGAGCTGCCGTTGAATGAGACCCAATTATTTCTTAGAAATGAAGAGACCAAGGCATTTTGCTTTATGATGGTGAACACCACTACTGAAGATTATGGTACTTTTGGAGGTTCTCTTCAGACAGATTTCTTGATTGGTTTTGACTTGGATACAAAAGTG ACTAAAAACATGGGTGGCGTTTTATTTCTAAGAATTTGGGACTTTGCTTTCTCTCCCACAAATCCCTAG
- the LOC133723826 gene encoding aspartic proteinase CDR1-like isoform X2 — protein sequence MATLCRLQKNNYIIAVINLFFFHLVYYSVIATTNINNNNGGFSAHLIRKNSPNSPLYKHKNNKVHRRLMGPDTPGSRMKIDTGSGEHIMKFSMGTPPFDIYVIADTGSDLLWTQCQPCKACYKTNFGVFDPRKSSTYRNITCRASDCRLVALSRPLDYQPNFCRENPKGLCLYRYAYMDTSSSTGALAKETVTLTSTTGKVVTLKDIIFGCGNENNSTITGTEMGVIGLGRGPLSFVSQIAPYVGGKRFSHCLVPDPNIESKIYFGNGSEVLGEGVLTVPLFDEQPGGSNYYVTVPGITIGNDFVPFNSTGTLLTKGNMLVDSGTPMTYLPQEFFDRVVAQLKKTVELDSFISPEDSTLCFNSTTVPKFPTVALHFEGGGELPLNETQLFLRNEETKAFCFMMVNTTTEDYGTFGGSLQTDFLIGFDLDTKVVSFKPTNCANFNKS from the coding sequence ATGGCTACACTTTGTCGTttacaaaaaaataattatattataGCTGTCatcaatctttttttctttcatctcGTGTATTACTCTGTTATAGCAACGACCAATATCAACAACAATAATGGTGGCTTCAGCGCCCATCTTATCCGAAAGAACTCCCCAAATTCGCCATTgtacaaacacaaaaacaacaaagttCATCGACGGTTGATGGGTCCAGACACACCGGGATCACGAATGAAAATCGATACGGGTAGTGGCGAACATATTATGAAGTTCTCAATGGGAACCCCGCCCTTTGATATTTATGTAATTGCTGATACAGGTAGCGATCTACTATGGACACAATGCCAACCATGTAAAGCTTGCTACAAGACCAATTTTGGCGTTTTTGACCCGAGAAAATCCTCAACTTATAGGAACATTACTTGTCGTGCAAGCGACTGTAGACTCGTCGCCCTTTCCAGACCATTGGACTATCAACCAAACTTTTGTAGAGAAAATCCTAAAGGACTTTGCTTGTATAGGTATGCGTACATGGACACGTCATCCTCGACCGGTGCATTGGCTAAAGAAACAGTTACCTTGACATCCACTACTGGTAAAGTCGTAACCCTAAAAGATATTATCTTTGGGTGTGGGAATGAGAACAATTCAACTATAACTGGAACTGAAATGGGTGTTATTGGGCTTGGACGTGGGCCCTTGTCATTTGTTTCTCAAATTGCTCCTTATGTTGGAGGAAAAAGATTCTCACATTGCTTGGTGCCAGATCCCAACATTGAAAGCAAGATCTATTTCGGGAACGGCAGTGAAGTTTTGGGTGAAGGGGTGCTGACAGTACCTTTGTTCGATGAACAACCAGGTGGGAGTAACTATTATGTGACAGTACCAGGAATTACCATCGGAAATGACTTTGTTCCTTTTAACTCAACTGGGACATTGCTCACGAAGGGTAACATGTTGGTCGACTCAGGTACACCTATGACATATTTACCACAAGAATTTTTTGACCGGGTGGTAGCTCAGCTAAAAAAGACAGTTGAATTGGACTCATTCATATCTCCGGAGGATTCTACCCTTTGCTTCAACTCCACAACGGTTCCAAAATTCCCAACAGTGGCTTTACATTTTGAAGGTGGTGGCGAGCTGCCGTTGAATGAGACCCAATTATTTCTTAGAAATGAAGAGACCAAGGCATTTTGCTTTATGATGGTGAACACCACTACTGAAGATTATGGTACTTTTGGAGGTTCTCTTCAGACAGATTTCTTGATTGGTTTTGACTTGGATACAAAAGTGGTATCTTTCAAGCCAACTAATTGCGCAAACTTCAACAAAAGCTAA
- the LOC133720003 gene encoding aspartic proteinase CDR1-like: MATLCPLHKNNYIIAVITLFLFHLVCYSVTATANINNNNGGFSARLIRRNSKNSPLYKYKNNKVFRRLMGPDTAGAPMTTDPDSGQHIMKFSMGTPPFDIYAIADTGSDLLWTQCQPCKVCYKTKFDIFDPRKSSTYRSISCWASDCRLIQNPSVYPPNFCRENAEETCVYHAAYASGHNSTGPFAKETVTFTSTADKVVTVEDYLFGCGNENNFHGNNLGVIGLGRGPLSLVSQMAPYVGGKKFSHCFVADPNIESKIYFGNGSEVLGEGVLTETMAEPNGGYTLTISGITIENDFVPFNSTGTLRKKANMLVDSGTPLSRLPQDFFDRVITQLNNTVKLESFMQKGGELSNICFNYTTLPKLPTVALEFESGGKLQLNENQLFHIDENRKVFCFMMMNSTSDFMIFGGTLQTDFLIGFDLDRKVVSFKPTNCADFNNN; this comes from the coding sequence ATGGCTACCCTTTGTCCTTTAcacaaaaataattatattataGCTGTTATCACCCTTTTTCTCTTTCATCTCGTATGTTACTCTGTTACAGCAACCGCCAATATCAACAACAATAATGGTGGCTTTAGCGCCCGTCTTATCAGAAGGAACTCCAAGAATTCACCATTGTATAAATACAAAAACAATAAAGTTTTTCGACGGTTGATGGGTCCAGACACGGCTGGAGCACCAATGACAACTGATCCGGATAGTGGCCAACATATTATGAAGTTCTCAATGGGAACCCCGCCATTTGATATTTATGCCATTGCTGATACAGGCAGCGATCTACTATGGACGCAATGCCAACCGTGTAAAGTTTGCTATAAGACCAAATTTGACATTTTTGACCCGAGAAAATCCTCAACTTATAGGAGCATTTCATGTTGGGCAAGCGACTGTAGACTCATCCAGAATCCATCGGTCTATCCACCAAACTTTTGTAGAGAAAATGCTGAAGAAACTTGCGTGTACCATGCCGCGTATGCAAGCGGGCATAACTCGACAGGTCCATTCGCTAAAGAAACAGTTACCTTCACATCCACTGCAGATAAAGTTGTAACCGTAGAGGATTATTTATTTGGGTGTGGGAATGAGAACAATTTCCATGGAAATAATTTGGGAGTTATTGGGCTTGGACGTGGTCCCTTGTCATTAGTTTCTCAAATGGCTCCCTATGTTGGAGGGAAAAAATTTTCTCATTGCTTCGTGGCAGATCCCAATATTGAAAGCAAGATCTATTTCGGGAACGGGAGTGAAGTTTTGGGTGAAGGGGTACTGACAGAAACTATGGCAGAACCAAACGGGGGTTATACTTTGACAATATCAGGAATTACCATTGAAAATGACTTTGTTCCTTTTAACTCAACTGGGACATTGCGCAAGAAAGCTAACATGCTGGTTGACTCAGGTACACCTCTGTCACGTTTACCACAAGACTTTTTTGACCGAGTGATAACTCAGCTAAACAACACAGTTAAATTAGAGTCATTCATGCAAAAAGGAGGTGAATTAAGTAACATTTGCTTCAATTACACGACGCTTCCAAAATTACCAACAGTGGCTTTAGAATTTGAGAGTGGTGGAAAACTGCAGTTGAATGAGAACCAATTATTTCATATAGACGAAAACCGCAAGGTGTTTTGCTTTATGATGATGAACAGCACTTCTGATTTTATGATTTTTGGAGGTACTCTTCAGACAGATTTCTTGATTGGTTTTGACCTAGATAGAAAAGTGGTATCTTTCAAGCCCACTAATTGCGCAGACTTCAATAATAACTAA